CTGCCGTGGGCTAAACTGCAAACCGGCCCCATCGGCGCGGTGATCATCCTGCTCGGGCTGGGTCTGATCCTGCAAATGCATCAAGCGACACCCGGGGCCAAGCTGCGGGCCGCGGCATGGCTGCTCGGAGGCTGCGTCCTGCCCAGTCTGCTTTGCGCCACCATGGTCGTCAGCTGCGGCCTGGAGGAGGATTTCTATCGCCGCTATATTCTGCAAAACCTGCACTACACGGAGCAGCGCTCCTCACCGAGTTGGCTCTTCGAAAGCATCTTCAATCTCCGGCCCGCGTCCGCGGGGTTTCTGATCTATCTCCTGACCTCCTTCCTCTTGGCCGCCACTGTCGTCGGTGGCCGGCGCCGACCGGGACGCATCTTTCTCGCCGCCGGTCTGCTGCTCATGGTCGCGATTTTCTGCGTGGCTCTCCCCAAGCGCGATTTTCTCCACTATCTCTGGCTGCTGCTGTTGCCGCTCTCCATCTGGTGCACGGCAGCCTTGGGTGAATGTCGCAGTCCGGTCGCTCTCACGAGCCGGATCCCGGCCCGAATCGCGCTCGCCCTCGTGTTGGTGGCGACCGTTGGCATCCTCGGCACGCGCGTCTTCGCCGGGCGTCCGCCCATGCTGGGCCAATTGGGTCGTCTCTGGCAGAAACCGAACACAGAAGTCGACAGCGTCGTCGATCTACTGACCGACCGCGGTGACCGATTGGCTGTCTGGGGCTGGCGCGCCCAGGAATTCGTCAAGGCCGGACTCATTCAAGGCACCCGCGGCGCCTTCTCCTACTGGAGCATCGTGCCTTCTGCCCAGCGCGACTACTATCGTGCGTGCCATCTGCAGGACATGGAATCCCAGCGACCGGAAGTCTTCATCGATTCGGTCGGCCCCAACGCGATTTTTTTCCAGAATCGACTCGCGGAAGGGCATGAGTCCTTCCCCGCCCTTGCCCAACTCGTCGCCCGGGATTACCGACTCGTTGCCGACCTCGGATACTCCCGAATCTACGCGCGACGGGACGTATTGGCGCGACGCCAGATCTCGGCGGCAGATGTGCAGACCGCCCTTGCCGCGGGACGACCGTCGCAATGGATCATTCGCAATTTGCCCCGGGAGAATCTCCGCGCGCAAAATGGCCGCCACGACTTGTTCGGCGGACGCGATGTATTGATGATGCTGCCCGGCAGCAAGGCCGTCTGGCCCCTGCAAGGCGACGAGCGCGAAGTGCTTTTCCAGTGCGGCTACGATCCCAAGGCCGTGCAAAACGGCACCAGCGACGGCACGGGATTTGAAATCGAGCTGGTCGCCCCCGACGGCACGACGCGTCGCTTGCAACAATTCCTGCTGCTCCCAGCCGCCGGCCCCGAGCCCGATGGCGTTCTACGGAGCAGCCGCCAAGCGCTGCCACCCTATGTCCCAGGCAGCAAACTCGTGATCCGCACCAACCCAGGCCCCGCCGGCAACGACGCTTGGGACTGGGCCTACCTCACCAATGTCCGCTTCCTGCGCAGCCCGTATTTCACTTTCCGCCAATTCCCCGGATTCAACCGGATGCCGGACTCTGCTGAAAGCCCGCTCTCCACGCATGTGCGCAACGGCGGACGCGAAACGCTGCTCCTGCACGCACCGGGCAAGCTGGGCTTCGTCCTCTCCGGTGCTGAAAGTCGCTTGGAGCTCAGTTTCGGCTTCCTGCCTGCAGCCTTCGATAAATCCAACGGCGCGACCTTCCACATCGAACTCAGCGATCCGGTCGGAAAAATCCTGCTTCATCGGCGCCGCCAGCTCGATCCGCAACACGTGCCCGCCCATCGGCGCCGGCAATCGCTGGCCGTCGATCTGCCACCCACCCCAGCTGGCAGTCGGCTCACTGTTTCTGTCGACCCCGAAGGGAGCAACGCCTTCGATTGGACCTATATCAGCCAGCTGCGCCTCGACTAGGTGCCGCCGAAAAAGCACTCTTGCCTGCCCCATGACCGGCGGACGGAATCGGATGCACCGTCTATGTCCCAGTCTTTGCCTCAACTGACGCTTTTCTCCATCGTCATCCCCGCCCGCGATGAGCAGGACTCGCTACCACCGACGCTCACGGACATCTACGAGACCTTCACCCGCGAAGGCGTGACGCACGAGATCGTCGTCGTCGACGACGGCAGCCACGACCGGACCTGGGCCGTGTTGCAGGAACTGAAACAGAAAATCCCCACGCTCGCACCCGTCCAGAACCCCGGCCCGCACGGTTTCGGCCGCGCCGTCGTCTACGGACTCAATCACATGAAAGGCGACGCGGTCGCCATCATGATGGCCGACGCTTCCGACTCGCCCGCCGACGCCGTGAAATACTGGCGCCTGCTCAACGAGGGATGGGAATGCGCCTTCGGCTCCCGCTTCGTCAAGGGCGGCGAGGTCATCGATTACCCGCGCGTGAAACTCTTCGTGAACCGCCTCGCGAATTTCTTCGTCCGCATCGGCTTCAACATCCCGCTCAACGACACCACCAACGCCTTCAAGGCCTACCGCCGCACTGTCATCGAAGGCTGCCGGCCGTTTCTCGCGCCGCACTTCAACCTCACCGTCGAAATCCCGCTCAAGGCCATCGTGCGCGGCTACCGCTGGACCGTCATGCCGATCTCCTGGCGCAACCGCAAATACGGCGAAGCCAAACTCAAGATCAAGGAGATGGGCAGCCGCTACTTTTTCATCTGCGCCTACGTCTGGCTGGAGAAATATTTCAGCCGCGGCGACTATCGCCGCAAGTAATCGTTTTCGCTCTTCAAACAGCGTGTTGACGCCCATCGCAACCCGCTGTCTCGTAACCGCTCCATGATCTATTTGCTCGGAGGCTCCGGTTACGTCGGCACCGCCTATCAAGCCTTGCTCACGCACAAAGGCATCCCGTTCCGCAACCTGCGGCGCGCGGACGTCAATTACGCCGATCGCGCCACGCTCACGGACCTCCTCCGCCGCGAGAAACCCGAGTTCCTGATCAATGCCGCCGGCTACACCGGCAAGCCCAACGTCGACGCCTGCGAACTCCACAAATCCGAGTGCCTCGACGGCAACGCCGTCCTCCCCGGCACCATCGCCCTCGCCTGCGCCGACACCGGCGTGCCGTGGGGCCACGTCTCCTCCGGCTGCATCTACACCGGCGCGCGCGCCGACGGCTCCGGCTTCACCGAGACCGACACGCCGAACTTCTCCTTCCGCACCAACAACTGCTCGTTCTATTCCGGCACGAAAGCCCTCGGCGAAGAAGTCCTCGCCGACAAGCCGAACGTCTACGTCTGGCGCCTGCGCATCCCCTTCAACGAAGTCGACAACCCGCGCAACTACCTCACGAAACTCCAGCGCTACGCCACGCTGCTCGAAGCCACGAACTCCATCTCGCAACTCGAGGAGTTCGTCGCCGCCACCTTCGCCTGCTGGGAAAAACGCGTCCCCTTCGGCACCTACAACGTCACCAACCCCGGCCAGATCACCACGCACGAAGTCGTCGACCTGATCAAAAAGACCGGCGTCTCCGACAAGACCTTCGTCTTCTTCAAGGACGAGGCCGACTTCATGTCCAAGGCCGCCAAGACCCCGCGCTCCAACTGCGTGATGAACTCCGC
This window of the Candidatus Didemnitutus sp. genome carries:
- a CDS encoding glycosyltransferase family 2 protein; protein product: MSQSLPQLTLFSIVIPARDEQDSLPPTLTDIYETFTREGVTHEIVVVDDGSHDRTWAVLQELKQKIPTLAPVQNPGPHGFGRAVVYGLNHMKGDAVAIMMADASDSPADAVKYWRLLNEGWECAFGSRFVKGGEVIDYPRVKLFVNRLANFFVRIGFNIPLNDTTNAFKAYRRTVIEGCRPFLAPHFNLTVEIPLKAIVRGYRWTVMPISWRNRKYGEAKLKIKEMGSRYFFICAYVWLEKYFSRGDYRRK
- a CDS encoding sugar nucleotide-binding protein, with translation MIYLLGGSGYVGTAYQALLTHKGIPFRNLRRADVNYADRATLTDLLRREKPEFLINAAGYTGKPNVDACELHKSECLDGNAVLPGTIALACADTGVPWGHVSSGCIYTGARADGSGFTETDTPNFSFRTNNCSFYSGTKALGEEVLADKPNVYVWRLRIPFNEVDNPRNYLTKLQRYATLLEATNSISQLEEFVAATFACWEKRVPFGTYNVTNPGQITTHEVVDLIKKTGVSDKTFVFFKDEADFMSKAAKTPRSNCVMNSAKLASVGITMTEVHAAVEQALRSWRSAC